The region AATTATTTTAATAAAATATAGACCATAACACGTTTTATTTAGAAAGCTTTAACAGCTGGTGTTAAATAAAGTGTAAAGTTTAAAAGCAAGTTTGTGTGGTACCTAGTAAGGGCTTACTTTTACAGTAATAAATAAATATTTAGTTTTTTTTATAAAAACACATTCTATTATAATTTTGGTTGGTTATAAGATAGAATTAAAAGGTTTGTTAGTTAATTTTTAGTTTAAGAAGGGAGTTGTTTTACTTATAAAATGGCTCCCTTTTTTTATGGTGCACACTCCATCATGCTGCTATGCACATTGTCTGTATTTATATTAGGAGATATATACGGAATTCCAAGTCCTAATCCTCTAAAAATGAATAATACTCCAATAATAATAACAAATGCAGGTATTAATTTTTGAATTCGTTTTTTAGCTATAGCCGTTAACATATTTCCAAAATATATAGCCGAAGTCATTAATGGAATGGTTCCTAATCCAAATATAAACATATAAAAAGCACCATGTAAAGGCTGAGCTGTAGCGATAGAAGACAGTACGGCCATATACACTAAACCGCACGGCAGAAAACCGTTAAGAAACCCAATGGTTAAAAAAGTATCTGCTGTTTTTTTTTGAAGGGCGACACCCATTCCTTTTTTTACTTTTGAAATAATTTTATAAATAGGTTTTGAAAAATTGTAGGTGTTAAATGTTTTATAGGGTAGGAGTACTATTACTATTAATAATACACCAATTACTATAGATAATTTTTGTTGAAGTCCAAAAACGTATAATCCCTTTCCTAATATACCAAATACAAGCCCGATTATACTATAGGCAAGTAATCTGCCAAAATGATAAGTGAAGATTTGACTTATTTTTTTTATGGAGTGGGTTCTATCTACAGGAAGCATAAAAGCAATAGGTCCACACATGCCTATGCAATGAAAACTCCCTAATAGACCAAATATAAAGGCTGATATAAACATTTAATAGACTATAGATTTTTTATAGAGGTAACTGGTGTTGTTTGAATTCCAGTCTACTGTTAAATCCCAACGTCCTTGCACTAATTTGGATTTAGGTATTAATATACTGTGATTATTTAATACGATAGGAATTTGAAAATCTAAAGATTTATTAGATGGTCTGTAAAGTGTAATGGTTCCTGAAATTTTAGACGCATCTAAAGATTTAGGAAACTGAAGTAAAAGTCCATCTTCATTATGAGACCAAGCTATATTCTCTTTTAACTTCAAGGTGTTTTCTTCTTTAATAATATCGCTTTGTAGTGTTAATTCTTTCTTGTAATAATCTTCTACAACCAACTCATGATGGTATGTGTTGTCGGTTACCATTGTTACAACAAAGTACATAATGAATGCTATAAAGCATGCAAAAGCAATTACAATTCCTGTTCCCCAATTCATTTTCATAATACTACGCTTTATATTTATCTGTAACTTCTAGGTCCTAAGAAACTTACTGTAGTCGTTTCAATTAATTTATCGTGACTGTAAACTTCTAATGTTAATTTGTTTTTATCTCCTTTTAAATCAGACTGTTTTATTTCTATAAATAATGTGCCTTCGGCTAAACCTTGGCCAGGTACAACAAAAGAATCTGTAGTAGATACTAGTTTTAATTCTCCTGGATAATCGGCTAATTTAAACGTGACATCTTCAATATCGTTATTCGTTTTATTAATTAATTTATAAGTAAAAACATTACTAATTATATTGTTGTCTTTATGTTCGTATAATTGTCCGGGTAATCGTAATACGGTAGCTTCTAAATCGTTTCTAGAGAAAAGCATACCGCCCCAGACGATTAATAAAATAATTAATACACCAGTATAGGCTTTGAGACGTGTGTTAAATTTAAACTTTTCTTTCTTTTCAATTTCGTCTTCACTTGCGTATCTTATTAATCCTTTTGGCAGGCCAACACTATCCATTATCGTGTCGCATTCGTCTATACACGCTGTACAATTAATACATTCTAATTGTGTTCCATTTCTTATGTCTATTCCGGTTGGGCAGACATTTACACATTGATTACAGTCTATGCAATCTCCATGACCTAGGGCTTGACGATCTTTGTTTTTTCTGAATTTTTTTCTACCATTTTCACCTTCACCGCGTTTATGGTCGTATGCAAC is a window of Formosa sediminum DNA encoding:
- a CDS encoding FixH family protein is translated as MKMNWGTGIVIAFACFIAFIMYFVVTMVTDNTYHHELVVEDYYKKELTLQSDIIKEENTLKLKENIAWSHNEDGLLLQFPKSLDASKISGTITLYRPSNKSLDFQIPIVLNNHSILIPKSKLVQGRWDLTVDWNSNNTSYLYKKSIVY
- a CDS encoding sulfite exporter TauE/SafE family protein, producing the protein MFISAFIFGLLGSFHCIGMCGPIAFMLPVDRTHSIKKISQIFTYHFGRLLAYSIIGLVFGILGKGLYVFGLQQKLSIVIGVLLIVIVLLPYKTFNTYNFSKPIYKIISKVKKGMGVALQKKTADTFLTIGFLNGFLPCGLVYMAVLSSIATAQPLHGAFYMFIFGLGTIPLMTSAIYFGNMLTAIAKKRIQKLIPAFVIIIGVLFIFRGLGLGIPYISPNINTDNVHSSMMECAP